One window of Vitis riparia cultivar Riparia Gloire de Montpellier isolate 1030 chromosome 5, EGFV_Vit.rip_1.0, whole genome shotgun sequence genomic DNA carries:
- the LOC117914125 gene encoding sugar transporter ERD6-like 7 isoform X3 encodes MEYHESTLQQDMTKPLMQQDEKGNISFEEDDDLTSRNTSQNGSLGVVWLSTTVAAWGSFQFGCCLNLQVHYSSPTQTAIRKDLKLSLAEYSVFASILAIGAMIGGLTSGHISNFIGRKGTMRVAAIFCIIGWLAIGFAEVPVFIAEIAPKDLRGGFTSLNELMIQVGGSITDLLGTVLTWRMLALVGLIPSLMLILGMFFVPESPRWLVMVGQQREFEASLQRLRGKDADISFEASEIQEYTEKLQQMPKIRLLDLFQKRYLHSVIIAVGLMLFKQFGGISAIGSYASATLELAGFSSGKFGTIVIGLCQIPVTIIAVALMDRCGRRPLLLISSVGTFLGTFLIGVAFYLKDHELVLKLIPMMVLAGVLIYFWSFASGIGSASWVIMSEIFPLNIKGAAGSLAIWANWFGSWTVAYTFNYLISWSRSGTFFLYSAVSAAAILFVAKLVPETRRRTLEEIQAHMLFSNSHS; translated from the exons ATGGAGTACCATGAAAGCACCCTGCAACAAGATATGACGAAGCCACTGATGCAGCAAGATGAGAAGGGGAACATCTCCTTTGAAGAGGATGATGATCTCACGTCAAGAAACACCAGCCAGAATGGGTCTCTGGGAGTTGTATGGCTCAGCACAACAGTTGCAGCCTGGGGCTCTTTTCAGTTTGGATGTTGT CTGAACTTGCAGGTGCACTACTCATCTCCTACTCAGACAGCTATCAGGAAGGATCTCAAACTTTCACTAGCTGAg TACTCAGTATTTGCTTCCATATTGGCAATTGGGGCGATGATTGGGGGGCTTACAAGCGGGCATATCTCCAATTTCATTGGAAGGAAAGGG ACAATGAGAGTGGCTGCTATTTTCTGCATTATAGGGTGGCTTGCCATTGGTTTTGCTGAG GTACCAGTGTTCATTGCTGAAATAGCACCCAAGGATCTTCGTGGAGGATTCACATCATTGAATGAG CTCATGATTCAAGTTGGGGGATCCATCACTGACCTGCTAGGGACGGTTCTAACATGGAGAATGCTCGCTTTAGTTG GCCTGATTCCCTCCCTTATGCTGATCTTGGGAATGTTTTTCGTCCCCGAGTCTCCAAGATGGCTG GTGATGGTTGGACAACAGAGAGAATTCGAAGCTTCATTGCAGAGGCTGCGTGGAAAGGACGCTGATATTTCCTTCGAGGCTTCTGAAATCCAA GAATATACAGAAAAGCTTCAACAGATGCCTAAAATTAGGCTCCTTGATTTGTTCCAAAAAAGATACCTGCACTCAGTCATA ATAGCAGTCGGATTGATGTTGTTCAAACAATTTGGGGGAATCAGTGCGATCGGCTCTTATGCAAGTGCGACTCTTGAATTAGCAG GATTTTCTTCAGGAAAATTTGGGACAATAGTCATTGGTTTGTGTCAG ATTCCAGTGACTATCATAGCTGTGGCACTAATGGATAGATGTGGAAGAAGACCTCTTCTATTG ATATCTTCAGTGGGGACATTCTTGGGCACCTTTCTGATTGGAGTTGCATTCTATTTGAAG GATCATGAGCTAGTACTAAAGTTGATCCCCATGATGGTCCTAGCTGGCGTACTG ATCTACTTTTGGTCTTTTGCATCGGGGATAGGATCTGCTTCCTGGGTTATTATGTCCGAG ATATTCCCCTTAAACATAAAGGGAGCAGCTGGAAGCTTAGCCATATGGGCAAACTGGTTTGGTTCTTGGACTGTTGCCTACACTTTCAACTATCTCATAAGCTGGAGTAGGTCGG GTACCTTCTTCCTGTATTCTGCTGTCTCTGCTGCAGCAATTTTGTTTGTGGCAAAGCTAGTACCAGAAACTAGAAGACGGACCCTGGAAGAAATTCAAGCTCACATGCTCTTCTCCAACTCCCACTCCTAA
- the LOC117914125 gene encoding sugar transporter ERD6-like 7 isoform X1, whose product MEYHESTLQQDMTKPLMQQDEKGNISFEEDDDLTSRNTSQNGSLGVVWLSTTVAAWGSFQFGCCLNLQVHYSSPTQTAIRKDLKLSLAEYSVFASILAIGAMIGGLTSGHISNFIGRKGTMRVAAIFCIIGWLAIGFAEGVLLLDIGRMCTGYGIGVFSYVVPVFIAEIAPKDLRGGFTSLNELMIQVGGSITDLLGTVLTWRMLALVGLIPSLMLILGMFFVPESPRWLVMVGQQREFEASLQRLRGKDADISFEASEIQEYTEKLQQMPKIRLLDLFQKRYLHSVIIAVGLMLFKQFGGISAIGSYASATLELAGFSSGKFGTIVIGLCQIPVTIIAVALMDRCGRRPLLLISSVGTFLGTFLIGVAFYLKDHELVLKLIPMMVLAGVLIYFWSFASGIGSASWVIMSEIFPLNIKGAAGSLAIWANWFGSWTVAYTFNYLISWSRSGTFFLYSAVSAAAILFVAKLVPETRRRTLEEIQAHMLFSNSHS is encoded by the exons ATGGAGTACCATGAAAGCACCCTGCAACAAGATATGACGAAGCCACTGATGCAGCAAGATGAGAAGGGGAACATCTCCTTTGAAGAGGATGATGATCTCACGTCAAGAAACACCAGCCAGAATGGGTCTCTGGGAGTTGTATGGCTCAGCACAACAGTTGCAGCCTGGGGCTCTTTTCAGTTTGGATGTTGT CTGAACTTGCAGGTGCACTACTCATCTCCTACTCAGACAGCTATCAGGAAGGATCTCAAACTTTCACTAGCTGAg TACTCAGTATTTGCTTCCATATTGGCAATTGGGGCGATGATTGGGGGGCTTACAAGCGGGCATATCTCCAATTTCATTGGAAGGAAAGGG ACAATGAGAGTGGCTGCTATTTTCTGCATTATAGGGTGGCTTGCCATTGGTTTTGCTGAG GGTGTTCTGTTGCTTGACATTGGAAGAATGTGCACAGGATATGGAATTGGAGTATTTTCTTATGTG GTACCAGTGTTCATTGCTGAAATAGCACCCAAGGATCTTCGTGGAGGATTCACATCATTGAATGAG CTCATGATTCAAGTTGGGGGATCCATCACTGACCTGCTAGGGACGGTTCTAACATGGAGAATGCTCGCTTTAGTTG GCCTGATTCCCTCCCTTATGCTGATCTTGGGAATGTTTTTCGTCCCCGAGTCTCCAAGATGGCTG GTGATGGTTGGACAACAGAGAGAATTCGAAGCTTCATTGCAGAGGCTGCGTGGAAAGGACGCTGATATTTCCTTCGAGGCTTCTGAAATCCAA GAATATACAGAAAAGCTTCAACAGATGCCTAAAATTAGGCTCCTTGATTTGTTCCAAAAAAGATACCTGCACTCAGTCATA ATAGCAGTCGGATTGATGTTGTTCAAACAATTTGGGGGAATCAGTGCGATCGGCTCTTATGCAAGTGCGACTCTTGAATTAGCAG GATTTTCTTCAGGAAAATTTGGGACAATAGTCATTGGTTTGTGTCAG ATTCCAGTGACTATCATAGCTGTGGCACTAATGGATAGATGTGGAAGAAGACCTCTTCTATTG ATATCTTCAGTGGGGACATTCTTGGGCACCTTTCTGATTGGAGTTGCATTCTATTTGAAG GATCATGAGCTAGTACTAAAGTTGATCCCCATGATGGTCCTAGCTGGCGTACTG ATCTACTTTTGGTCTTTTGCATCGGGGATAGGATCTGCTTCCTGGGTTATTATGTCCGAG ATATTCCCCTTAAACATAAAGGGAGCAGCTGGAAGCTTAGCCATATGGGCAAACTGGTTTGGTTCTTGGACTGTTGCCTACACTTTCAACTATCTCATAAGCTGGAGTAGGTCGG GTACCTTCTTCCTGTATTCTGCTGTCTCTGCTGCAGCAATTTTGTTTGTGGCAAAGCTAGTACCAGAAACTAGAAGACGGACCCTGGAAGAAATTCAAGCTCACATGCTCTTCTCCAACTCCCACTCCTAA
- the LOC117914125 gene encoding sugar transporter ERD6-like 7 isoform X2, with product MEYHESTLQQDMTKPLMQQDEKGNISFEEDDDLTSRNTSQNGSLGVVWLSTTVAAWGSFQFGCCVHYSSPTQTAIRKDLKLSLAEYSVFASILAIGAMIGGLTSGHISNFIGRKGTMRVAAIFCIIGWLAIGFAEGVLLLDIGRMCTGYGIGVFSYVVPVFIAEIAPKDLRGGFTSLNELMIQVGGSITDLLGTVLTWRMLALVGLIPSLMLILGMFFVPESPRWLVMVGQQREFEASLQRLRGKDADISFEASEIQEYTEKLQQMPKIRLLDLFQKRYLHSVIIAVGLMLFKQFGGISAIGSYASATLELAGFSSGKFGTIVIGLCQIPVTIIAVALMDRCGRRPLLLISSVGTFLGTFLIGVAFYLKDHELVLKLIPMMVLAGVLIYFWSFASGIGSASWVIMSEIFPLNIKGAAGSLAIWANWFGSWTVAYTFNYLISWSRSGTFFLYSAVSAAAILFVAKLVPETRRRTLEEIQAHMLFSNSHS from the exons ATGGAGTACCATGAAAGCACCCTGCAACAAGATATGACGAAGCCACTGATGCAGCAAGATGAGAAGGGGAACATCTCCTTTGAAGAGGATGATGATCTCACGTCAAGAAACACCAGCCAGAATGGGTCTCTGGGAGTTGTATGGCTCAGCACAACAGTTGCAGCCTGGGGCTCTTTTCAGTTTGGATGTTGT GTGCACTACTCATCTCCTACTCAGACAGCTATCAGGAAGGATCTCAAACTTTCACTAGCTGAg TACTCAGTATTTGCTTCCATATTGGCAATTGGGGCGATGATTGGGGGGCTTACAAGCGGGCATATCTCCAATTTCATTGGAAGGAAAGGG ACAATGAGAGTGGCTGCTATTTTCTGCATTATAGGGTGGCTTGCCATTGGTTTTGCTGAG GGTGTTCTGTTGCTTGACATTGGAAGAATGTGCACAGGATATGGAATTGGAGTATTTTCTTATGTG GTACCAGTGTTCATTGCTGAAATAGCACCCAAGGATCTTCGTGGAGGATTCACATCATTGAATGAG CTCATGATTCAAGTTGGGGGATCCATCACTGACCTGCTAGGGACGGTTCTAACATGGAGAATGCTCGCTTTAGTTG GCCTGATTCCCTCCCTTATGCTGATCTTGGGAATGTTTTTCGTCCCCGAGTCTCCAAGATGGCTG GTGATGGTTGGACAACAGAGAGAATTCGAAGCTTCATTGCAGAGGCTGCGTGGAAAGGACGCTGATATTTCCTTCGAGGCTTCTGAAATCCAA GAATATACAGAAAAGCTTCAACAGATGCCTAAAATTAGGCTCCTTGATTTGTTCCAAAAAAGATACCTGCACTCAGTCATA ATAGCAGTCGGATTGATGTTGTTCAAACAATTTGGGGGAATCAGTGCGATCGGCTCTTATGCAAGTGCGACTCTTGAATTAGCAG GATTTTCTTCAGGAAAATTTGGGACAATAGTCATTGGTTTGTGTCAG ATTCCAGTGACTATCATAGCTGTGGCACTAATGGATAGATGTGGAAGAAGACCTCTTCTATTG ATATCTTCAGTGGGGACATTCTTGGGCACCTTTCTGATTGGAGTTGCATTCTATTTGAAG GATCATGAGCTAGTACTAAAGTTGATCCCCATGATGGTCCTAGCTGGCGTACTG ATCTACTTTTGGTCTTTTGCATCGGGGATAGGATCTGCTTCCTGGGTTATTATGTCCGAG ATATTCCCCTTAAACATAAAGGGAGCAGCTGGAAGCTTAGCCATATGGGCAAACTGGTTTGGTTCTTGGACTGTTGCCTACACTTTCAACTATCTCATAAGCTGGAGTAGGTCGG GTACCTTCTTCCTGTATTCTGCTGTCTCTGCTGCAGCAATTTTGTTTGTGGCAAAGCTAGTACCAGAAACTAGAAGACGGACCCTGGAAGAAATTCAAGCTCACATGCTCTTCTCCAACTCCCACTCCTAA
- the LOC117914125 gene encoding sugar transporter ERD6-like 16 isoform X4 — MIGGLTSGHISNFIGRKGTMRVAAIFCIIGWLAIGFAEGVLLLDIGRMCTGYGIGVFSYVVPVFIAEIAPKDLRGGFTSLNELMIQVGGSITDLLGTVLTWRMLALVGLIPSLMLILGMFFVPESPRWLVMVGQQREFEASLQRLRGKDADISFEASEIQEYTEKLQQMPKIRLLDLFQKRYLHSVIIAVGLMLFKQFGGISAIGSYASATLELAGFSSGKFGTIVIGLCQIPVTIIAVALMDRCGRRPLLLISSVGTFLGTFLIGVAFYLKDHELVLKLIPMMVLAGVLIYFWSFASGIGSASWVIMSEIFPLNIKGAAGSLAIWANWFGSWTVAYTFNYLISWSRSGTFFLYSAVSAAAILFVAKLVPETRRRTLEEIQAHMLFSNSHS; from the exons ATGATTGGGGGGCTTACAAGCGGGCATATCTCCAATTTCATTGGAAGGAAAGGG ACAATGAGAGTGGCTGCTATTTTCTGCATTATAGGGTGGCTTGCCATTGGTTTTGCTGAG GGTGTTCTGTTGCTTGACATTGGAAGAATGTGCACAGGATATGGAATTGGAGTATTTTCTTATGTG GTACCAGTGTTCATTGCTGAAATAGCACCCAAGGATCTTCGTGGAGGATTCACATCATTGAATGAG CTCATGATTCAAGTTGGGGGATCCATCACTGACCTGCTAGGGACGGTTCTAACATGGAGAATGCTCGCTTTAGTTG GCCTGATTCCCTCCCTTATGCTGATCTTGGGAATGTTTTTCGTCCCCGAGTCTCCAAGATGGCTG GTGATGGTTGGACAACAGAGAGAATTCGAAGCTTCATTGCAGAGGCTGCGTGGAAAGGACGCTGATATTTCCTTCGAGGCTTCTGAAATCCAA GAATATACAGAAAAGCTTCAACAGATGCCTAAAATTAGGCTCCTTGATTTGTTCCAAAAAAGATACCTGCACTCAGTCATA ATAGCAGTCGGATTGATGTTGTTCAAACAATTTGGGGGAATCAGTGCGATCGGCTCTTATGCAAGTGCGACTCTTGAATTAGCAG GATTTTCTTCAGGAAAATTTGGGACAATAGTCATTGGTTTGTGTCAG ATTCCAGTGACTATCATAGCTGTGGCACTAATGGATAGATGTGGAAGAAGACCTCTTCTATTG ATATCTTCAGTGGGGACATTCTTGGGCACCTTTCTGATTGGAGTTGCATTCTATTTGAAG GATCATGAGCTAGTACTAAAGTTGATCCCCATGATGGTCCTAGCTGGCGTACTG ATCTACTTTTGGTCTTTTGCATCGGGGATAGGATCTGCTTCCTGGGTTATTATGTCCGAG ATATTCCCCTTAAACATAAAGGGAGCAGCTGGAAGCTTAGCCATATGGGCAAACTGGTTTGGTTCTTGGACTGTTGCCTACACTTTCAACTATCTCATAAGCTGGAGTAGGTCGG GTACCTTCTTCCTGTATTCTGCTGTCTCTGCTGCAGCAATTTTGTTTGTGGCAAAGCTAGTACCAGAAACTAGAAGACGGACCCTGGAAGAAATTCAAGCTCACATGCTCTTCTCCAACTCCCACTCCTAA
- the LOC117914811 gene encoding uncharacterized protein LOC117914811, whose translation MGTEILRPQDCLIERMGVSPAVFPRRKAFPGNAKANRRPVVRAERSDQKRRGSQSEGSISKRSSSDDVRAAKGNVVVGPVTILRRGESLDSKLKSEALKKNGEEEMIVSGTERLGPDPEMVPKQIRIKDLKPFAFSVAAKPDMYAGSAFALSPSPSSLPLPSFSKKKQMSPVVDDWATKDLRRLLRLD comes from the coding sequence ATGGGGACGGAGATCTTGAGGCCTCAGGACTGTTTGATCGAGCGGATGGGGGTCTCTCCGGCGGTTTTTCCTCGCCGTAAGGCTTTCCCCGGAAACGCAAAGGCGAACCGGAGACCGGTGGTTCGGGCTGAGAGGTCGGACCAGAAGAGGCGGGGGAGTCAGTCGGAGGGGTCCATTTCTAAGAGATCGAGCTCCGATGATGTCAGGGCCGCGAAGGGGAATGTTGTGGTGGGCCCGGTGACGATTCTCAGGCGCGGGGAGTCGCTTGACTCGAAATTAAAGAGCGAGGCTCTGAAGAAGAACGGCGAGGAGGAAATGATAGTTTCTGGAACCGAGAGGTTGGGCCCGGACCCGGAGATGGTGCCGAAGCAGATCCGCATCAAGGATCTGAAGCCGTTTGCTTTTTCGGTGGCCGCTAAGCCCGACATGTACGCTGGATCTGCGTTTGCGCTCTCGCCGTCGCCGAGCTCGCTTCCGTTACCGTCTTTTTCGAAGAAGAAGCAGATGTCGCCCGTCGTCGACGACTGGGCAACGAAAGATCTCCGGCGACTGCTCCGGCTCGACTGA